The Syntrophobacterales bacterium genome has a segment encoding these proteins:
- the rnpA gene encoding ribonuclease P protein component → MESQSFQQEERIRKRQDYLRIYDQGKRVYTRNFTIITCPNQTNARRLGTTVSKKVGNAVKRNRIKRLLREFFRLNKERLPAAHDIVVIAKRGISQLTYKDVYAELESRLLTRTDV, encoded by the coding sequence ATGGAATCTCAATCGTTTCAACAAGAAGAGCGGATCAGAAAAAGGCAGGACTACCTGCGAATCTATGATCAGGGTAAAAGGGTTTACACCAGAAACTTCACCATCATCACCTGCCCTAATCAGACCAATGCAAGAAGGCTGGGAACCACGGTAAGCAAGAAAGTTGGAAACGCCGTCAAAAGAAACCGAATCAAACGTCTTTTACGGGAGTTTTTCCGACTGAACAAGGAAAGGCTTCCGGCAGCGCACGATATCGTGGTAATCGCCAAAAGGGGCATTTCACAATTGACATATAAGGATGTTTACGCCGAGCTTGAAAGTCGGCTGCTAACGAGAACAGATGTCTAA
- the rpmH gene encoding 50S ribosomal protein L34, translating to MKKTLTTFSNTKRKRTHGFLVRMATKGGRNVLSRRRAKGRKRLAV from the coding sequence ATGAAGAAGACATTGACCACATTCAGCAATACCAAAAGAAAACGCACCCATGGGTTTCTGGTGCGCATGGCCACCAAGGGCGGTCGGAATGTCCTCAGCCGAAGGCGGGCAAAGGGCCGCAAACGGCTGGCGGTTTAA
- the yidC gene encoding membrane protein insertase YidC — MDKKTILAVVLSVIVLMGYQYFFAKPPVKPPVQQQSAAVSGADKKAPAAVPQNVLPSVATNNAATTAPGTIISATAIIGSERDVVVETPLYRAIFTTRGAALKSFQLKQYKTSIPGTKDIAETFYGLIGKTKPVHEAPQPIELVHVTEGMPLPFTVTFPDSTINIPDNAFFEAQGSLLDLTKGEANRSLVFTQSYPGDLRIDKIFTFNRESYSFDLEVKVHNLRDAPINQNAALTWHQFVDPEAPTDSYGHDGPVSYVADKIDRPAVKKMDADKTMGPYVSWGGFESKYFIAAMIPQNPSLTSMRLVKTQGDLVSVSMLGPKNVVPPGQPSVFKYKLFLGPKDFNVLKAQGIKLENAIDFGDWLKWLAIPMLLTLKFIYGYIHNYGIAIILLTILIKLIFWPLGNKSYRSMKEMQKLQPKMAELREKYKNDKARLSQESMALYKTHKVNPMGGCLPMVVQIPVFFGLYKGLLYAIELRHAPFFWWIQDLSAKDPYYLTPLIMGATMFMQQKMTPTGADPMQAKIMMFMPIIFTFMFLNFPSGLVIYWLLNNVISIGQQMYTNKKLA, encoded by the coding sequence ATGGACAAGAAAACAATTCTTGCCGTCGTTTTATCGGTTATTGTCTTGATGGGATATCAATATTTTTTCGCCAAGCCCCCGGTCAAACCGCCTGTGCAGCAGCAGTCCGCCGCCGTATCCGGCGCCGATAAAAAGGCCCCCGCTGCGGTCCCGCAGAACGTGCTGCCGTCAGTCGCAACCAACAACGCCGCCACCACCGCGCCGGGTACTATAATATCTGCAACAGCAATCATCGGCTCCGAACGGGACGTTGTCGTGGAAACCCCCCTTTACCGGGCGATCTTCACCACCCGGGGCGCGGCGTTGAAATCCTTTCAGTTGAAGCAGTACAAAACATCCATTCCCGGCACCAAAGACATTGCCGAAACCTTCTATGGGCTGATCGGCAAAACAAAACCGGTTCACGAAGCGCCCCAGCCAATCGAGCTGGTTCATGTAACTGAAGGAATGCCCCTGCCCTTTACCGTAACCTTTCCGGACTCAACGATCAATATTCCGGATAACGCCTTCTTTGAGGCGCAGGGCAGTCTGCTCGATCTGACTAAAGGGGAAGCAAACCGCAGTCTCGTCTTCACCCAATCCTATCCCGGCGATCTGCGCATCGACAAGATATTCACCTTCAATCGCGAAAGTTACTCCTTTGATCTGGAAGTTAAGGTGCACAACCTCCGGGATGCTCCAATCAATCAAAACGCGGCCCTGACCTGGCACCAGTTTGTGGATCCGGAGGCGCCGACCGACAGTTACGGCCACGATGGACCGGTTTCCTATGTGGCCGATAAAATAGATCGTCCCGCGGTCAAGAAGATGGATGCGGACAAAACAATGGGACCCTATGTCTCCTGGGGGGGCTTCGAAAGCAAATACTTCATTGCCGCGATGATCCCGCAAAACCCTTCCTTGACAAGCATGAGGCTGGTTAAAACTCAAGGCGATCTGGTTTCTGTAAGTATGCTGGGGCCAAAGAACGTGGTTCCACCAGGGCAGCCCTCCGTCTTCAAGTACAAATTGTTTCTTGGGCCCAAGGATTTCAATGTTTTGAAGGCACAGGGCATCAAGCTGGAGAACGCCATCGATTTTGGAGACTGGCTGAAATGGCTTGCCATTCCAATGCTGCTTACCCTCAAGTTCATCTACGGCTATATTCACAATTACGGAATCGCGATTATCCTGCTGACGATCCTGATCAAGCTGATCTTCTGGCCGCTGGGCAACAAGAGCTACCGCTCGATGAAGGAGATGCAGAAGCTACAGCCCAAAATGGCGGAATTGCGTGAAAAATACAAGAATGACAAGGCCCGGCTCAGCCAGGAATCAATGGCTCTCTACAAAACCCACAAAGTGAACCCGATGGGCGGCTGCCTGCCGATGGTCGTGCAGATACCCGTTTTCTTCGGCCTCTACAAGGGGTTGCTGTACGCGATCGAGTTGCGTCATGCCCCGTTTTTCTGGTGGATTCAGGATCTCTCCGCAAAGGATCCCTACTACTTAACGCCTCTGATTATGGGCGCAACGATGTTCATGCAGCAGAAGATGACCCCGACGGGCGCCGACCCCATGCAGGCAAAAATAATGATGTTTATGCCGATTATTTTCACCTTCATGTTTCTAAATTTCCCATCGGGACTGGTTATCTACTGGCTTCTCAATAACGTAATCAGCATCGGCCAGCAGATGTACACCAACAA
- the yidD gene encoding membrane protein insertion efficiency factor YidD → MSKKNIFSVTFGKLLVILVRIYQIAISPLIGSNCRFYPTCSEYTITALQHYGPFKGMFMGIRRILRCNPWNPGGYDPVK, encoded by the coding sequence ATGTCTAAAAAAAACATTTTTTCAGTGACATTCGGAAAACTGCTGGTGATACTGGTGCGTATCTACCAGATAGCCATTTCGCCGCTTATCGGTTCCAACTGCCGATTTTACCCTACCTGTTCCGAATACACGATCACTGCTTTGCAGCATTACGGCCCTTTCAAGGGGATGTTTATGGGCATCAGGCGCATCCTCCGCTGCAACCCCTGGAACCCCGGTGGGTATGACCCGGTAAAATGA
- a CDS encoding extracellular solute-binding protein — protein MRKKMALGVILSVLTAVAAFAAEPSGALVEKAKAEGKVAFYANMTAIEPIIADFGKKYGVKAEYTRLSTTKFVATIMTEHAAGKLTADVLQAPVPVLEFLKEKGVIASYVSPAAAGYPKWANTDGKIQLFGIEYAALIYNKELVKPADVPKTYQDLTDPKWKGKIVMADPATHPTTISWLVGLKENVIKSDAEWMKFLKGLAANDPMFVASFGPTPAPIESGEKLIGISMPKYIVTKAPAPLDWAHVSQPMMGTPRGIAIAAKAPHPNAARLFVDYWLSRDAMTIMAAKVGEYVLTPGVYPPIAGIDKAKVIPIRELSDAEIKSWGKEFKKIFARP, from the coding sequence ATGAGGAAAAAGATGGCATTGGGGGTAATTCTATCCGTCCTCACGGCTGTGGCTGCGTTTGCGGCGGAGCCGTCGGGGGCGCTGGTCGAAAAGGCTAAGGCGGAGGGCAAGGTCGCCTTTTACGCGAACATGACCGCCATTGAGCCGATCATCGCTGATTTCGGGAAAAAATATGGCGTCAAGGCTGAGTACACGCGGCTTTCCACAACCAAGTTTGTCGCGACGATCATGACGGAACATGCCGCCGGAAAACTCACTGCCGATGTTCTGCAGGCCCCGGTTCCGGTTCTTGAATTCCTGAAGGAGAAGGGGGTGATTGCCTCCTACGTCTCCCCGGCCGCGGCCGGGTATCCGAAGTGGGCGAATACCGACGGCAAGATCCAGCTCTTCGGGATCGAATACGCCGCCCTCATCTACAACAAGGAACTGGTAAAACCGGCAGATGTTCCCAAAACATATCAGGATTTGACCGATCCCAAATGGAAGGGGAAGATCGTCATGGCCGATCCCGCCACCCATCCGACGACCATTTCCTGGCTGGTGGGTCTGAAGGAAAATGTCATTAAATCCGATGCCGAGTGGATGAAATTTCTCAAGGGACTGGCCGCGAACGACCCCATGTTCGTCGCGTCGTTCGGCCCAACCCCCGCCCCGATTGAAAGCGGCGAGAAGCTGATCGGCATCTCCATGCCGAAATATATTGTTACCAAGGCCCCGGCGCCGCTGGATTGGGCGCATGTTTCGCAGCCGATGATGGGAACGCCGCGCGGGATTGCGATTGCCGCCAAGGCCCCGCACCCGAATGCGGCCCGCCTGTTTGTGGACTACTGGCTCTCCCGGGACGCTATGACCATCATGGCCGCCAAGGTCGGCGAATATGTTCTTACCCCGGGCGTTTACCCGCCGATCGCCGGGATCGACAAGGCGAAGGTCATCCCGATCCGGGAGCTTTCCGATGCGGAGATCAAGAGCTGGGGCAAGGAATTCAAAAAGATTTTTGCGAGGCCGTAA